A window of the Scandinavium goeteborgense genome harbors these coding sequences:
- the rfaC gene encoding lipopolysaccharide heptosyltransferase RfaC yields MRVLIVKTSSMGDVLHTLPALTDAVQAIPGIRFDWVVEEGFAQIPTWHAAVDKVIPVAIRRWRKAWFSAPIKAERLAFRQKVQAEKYDAIIDAQGLLKSAALVTRLAHGIKHGMDWQSAREPLASLFYNRRHQIEKQQHAVERTRELFAKSLGYAKPDAQGDYAIAQHFVTPGNTTATPYLVFLHATTRDDKHWSESHWRELIATLDGSGLNIKLLWGAPHEEARAERLAEDHEYAEVLPRMSLEKVAHVLAGARAVVSVDTGLSHLTAALDRPNITLYGPTDPGLIGGYGKNQHICRPDGSTELSELSAATVYERLMSLLAAESHHA; encoded by the coding sequence ATGCGCGTATTGATCGTTAAAACGTCCTCGATGGGTGATGTGCTCCACACGTTGCCTGCGCTGACCGACGCCGTTCAGGCGATTCCAGGCATCCGTTTTGACTGGGTGGTTGAAGAAGGCTTCGCGCAAATCCCCACCTGGCACGCCGCGGTAGACAAGGTTATCCCGGTGGCGATCCGCCGCTGGCGCAAAGCGTGGTTTTCAGCGCCAATAAAAGCCGAACGCCTCGCGTTTCGCCAAAAGGTGCAGGCCGAAAAATATGACGCCATCATTGATGCCCAAGGGCTGTTGAAAAGCGCGGCGCTGGTCACGCGCCTCGCACACGGTATCAAGCACGGCATGGACTGGCAAAGTGCCCGTGAACCGCTGGCAAGTCTGTTCTACAACCGTCGCCATCAGATCGAAAAACAACAGCATGCGGTCGAACGTACCCGCGAGCTGTTCGCGAAAAGCCTCGGCTATGCAAAGCCCGATGCGCAGGGTGATTATGCGATTGCACAGCACTTTGTGACCCCCGGCAACACGACAGCGACGCCTTACCTGGTTTTTCTGCACGCCACCACGCGCGACGACAAACACTGGTCGGAATCCCACTGGCGGGAGCTTATTGCAACGCTGGATGGTAGCGGTCTGAACATTAAACTGCTGTGGGGTGCGCCTCATGAAGAAGCCAGGGCGGAACGTTTAGCCGAAGACCATGAGTACGCGGAAGTGCTGCCGCGAATGAGCCTTGAAAAGGTTGCTCATGTCCTCGCAGGCGCGCGTGCTGTCGTGTCGGTCGATACTGGACTCAGCCATTTAACGGCTGCGCTGGATCGGCCGAATATCACGCTTTATGGCCCTACGGATCCGGGTCTTATCGGTGGCTATGGAAAAAACCAACATATTTGCCGTCCTGATGGCTCAACAGAACTGAGCGAACTGAGTGCGGCAACCGTTTATGAGCGATTAATGTCTTTACTGGCCGCAGAGAGTCATCATGCCTGA
- the rfaD gene encoding ADP-glyceromanno-heptose 6-epimerase, producing MIIVTGGAGLIGSNIIKALNDKGITDILVVDNLKDGTKFVNLVDLNIADYMDKEDFLIQIMSGEEMGEIEAVFHEGACSSTTEWDGKYMMDNNYQYSKELLHYCLEREIPFLYASSAATYGGRTSDFIESREYEKPLNVYGYSKFLFDEYVRQILPEAESPVVGFRYFNVYGPREGHKGSMASVAFHLNTQLNNGESPKLFEGSDNFKRDFVYVGDVAAVNLWFWENGVSGIFNLGTGRAESFQAVADAALAYHQKGSIEYIPFPEKLKGRYQAFTQADLTNLRAAGYDKPFKTVAEGVTEYMQWLNRDNDTNSQNH from the coding sequence ATGATCATCGTTACCGGCGGCGCAGGCTTAATCGGCAGCAACATTATTAAAGCCCTGAATGATAAAGGCATCACTGACATCCTGGTGGTGGACAACCTGAAAGACGGCACCAAATTCGTTAACCTGGTCGACCTGAACATCGCCGACTATATGGATAAAGAAGATTTCCTGATCCAGATTATGTCTGGCGAAGAGATGGGCGAAATCGAAGCCGTCTTCCATGAAGGTGCCTGCTCTTCCACCACTGAGTGGGACGGCAAGTACATGATGGATAACAACTATCAGTATTCCAAAGAGCTGCTGCACTACTGCCTGGAGCGCGAAATCCCGTTCCTGTACGCCTCTTCCGCAGCCACCTACGGCGGCCGCACGTCTGACTTTATCGAATCCCGTGAATATGAAAAGCCGCTGAACGTTTACGGCTACTCCAAATTCCTGTTCGACGAATACGTGCGTCAGATCCTGCCAGAAGCGGAGTCTCCGGTTGTCGGTTTCCGTTACTTCAACGTCTACGGACCGCGCGAAGGTCACAAAGGCAGCATGGCGAGCGTGGCTTTCCACCTCAACACCCAGCTGAACAATGGCGAAAGCCCGAAACTGTTCGAAGGCAGCGACAACTTTAAGCGCGACTTCGTCTACGTCGGCGATGTTGCCGCGGTGAACCTGTGGTTCTGGGAAAACGGCGTGTCCGGCATTTTCAACCTCGGCACCGGCCGCGCGGAATCCTTCCAGGCTGTGGCAGATGCCGCGCTGGCGTATCACCAGAAAGGCAGCATCGAGTACATTCCGTTCCCGGAAAAACTCAAAGGCCGCTATCAGGCGTTTACCCAAGCTGACCTGACTAACCTGCGTGCTGCAGGCTACGATAAGCCGTTCAAAACCGTTGCCGAAGGCGTGACGGAATACATGCAATGGCTTAATCGCGACAACGATACAAATTCACAAAATCATTGA
- the kbl gene encoding glycine C-acetyltransferase, with protein sequence MRGDFYKQLTSDLETARAEGLFKEERIITSAQQADITVGDGSHVINFCANNYLGLANHPELIAAAKSGMDSHGFGMASVRFICGTQDSHKVLEKKLADFLGMEDAILYSSCFDANGGLFETLLGPEDAIISDALNHASIIDGVRLCKAKRFRYANNDMQELEARLKEAREAGARHVLIATDGVFSMDGVIANLKGVCDLADKYDALVMVDDSHAVGFVGENGRGSHEYCDVLDRVDIITGTLGKALGGASGGYTAARKEVVEWLRQRSRPYLFSNSLAPAIVSASIKVLEMVESGAELRDRLWSNARLFREKMTAAGFTLAGADHAIIPVMLGEATVAQDFARELQKEGIYVTGFFYPVVPKGQARIRTQMSAAHTPEQIERAVDAFTRIGKQLGVIA encoded by the coding sequence ATGCGTGGTGATTTTTACAAACAGTTAACCAGCGACCTGGAAACCGCCCGTGCGGAAGGGTTGTTTAAAGAAGAACGCATCATTACCTCTGCCCAACAGGCGGATATTACCGTTGGCGATGGCAGCCATGTCATCAACTTCTGCGCGAACAACTATCTCGGCCTGGCAAACCATCCTGAACTGATTGCTGCGGCAAAATCTGGCATGGACAGCCACGGATTCGGTATGGCCTCCGTGCGTTTCATCTGCGGAACGCAGGACAGCCACAAGGTTCTGGAAAAGAAACTGGCCGATTTCCTCGGTATGGAAGATGCGATTCTTTACTCCTCCTGCTTTGACGCCAACGGTGGCCTGTTTGAAACGCTGCTCGGCCCGGAAGACGCCATTATTTCTGATGCGCTGAACCACGCTTCCATTATTGATGGCGTGCGTCTGTGTAAAGCGAAGCGCTTCCGTTATGCCAATAACGATATGCAGGAACTGGAAGCACGTCTGAAAGAAGCCCGCGAAGCCGGGGCTCGCCACGTGCTGATTGCTACTGACGGCGTGTTCTCGATGGATGGCGTGATTGCCAACCTGAAAGGCGTCTGCGACCTGGCGGACAAATATGATGCGCTGGTGATGGTAGACGACTCCCATGCGGTCGGCTTTGTCGGCGAAAATGGTCGTGGCTCGCACGAATACTGCGATGTGCTGGACCGCGTAGACATTATCACCGGTACGCTGGGCAAAGCGCTCGGTGGCGCATCCGGCGGCTACACCGCGGCGCGTAAAGAGGTGGTCGAGTGGCTGCGTCAGCGTTCCCGCCCATACCTGTTCTCCAACTCACTGGCTCCGGCCATCGTTTCCGCTTCTATCAAAGTGCTGGAAATGGTGGAGTCAGGTGCTGAGCTGCGTGACCGCCTGTGGTCCAACGCGCGCTTGTTCCGCGAAAAAATGACTGCCGCAGGCTTTACCCTGGCCGGTGCCGATCACGCCATTATCCCGGTGATGCTGGGTGAAGCGACCGTGGCGCAAGACTTTGCCCGCGAGCTGCAAAAAGAAGGGATTTACGTCACCGGTTTCTTCTATCCGGTGGTGCCAAAAGGTCAGGCGCGTATCCGCACGCAGATGTCTGCGGCGCATACACCTGAGCAAATTGAACGTGCGGTGGACGCGTTTACCCGCATCGGTAAGCAACTGGGCGTGATTGCCTGA
- the rfaF gene encoding ADP-heptose--LPS heptosyltransferase RfaF yields MKILVVGPSWVGDMMMSQSLYRTLKARYPQAIIDVMAPAWCRPLLSRMPEVNEAIPMPLGHGALEIGERRRLGRSLREKRYDRAYVLPNSFKSALVPFFAGISQRTGWRGEMRYGLLNDARVLDKAAWPLMVERYVALAYDKGVMRSAKDLPQPLLWPQLQVSEGEKLQVAGAFSLSTERQMIGFCPGAEFGPAKRWPHFHYAELAKQLIDEGYQVVLFGSAKDHDAGNEILATLSQEQQAWCRNLAGETQLEQAVVLLAACKAVVTNDSGLMHVAAALNRPLVALYGPSSPDFTPPLSHKAKVIRLITGYHKVRKGDGEEGYHQSLIDITPDRVLEELNQLLLAEDA; encoded by the coding sequence ATGAAGATATTGGTGGTTGGCCCGTCATGGGTGGGCGACATGATGATGTCGCAAAGTCTCTATCGCACGCTCAAGGCGCGCTATCCCCAGGCGATCATTGATGTGATGGCACCTGCGTGGTGCCGTCCGCTTTTATCGCGTATGCCGGAAGTGAATGAAGCGATCCCAATGCCGCTCGGCCATGGCGCACTGGAAATTGGTGAACGTCGTCGACTCGGACGCAGCCTGCGTGAAAAACGTTACGATCGCGCTTATGTGCTGCCGAACTCGTTCAAATCTGCACTGGTGCCGTTCTTTGCGGGAATTTCGCAGCGTACCGGCTGGCGTGGCGAAATGCGCTACGGTTTACTGAACGATGCTCGCGTCCTCGACAAAGCGGCCTGGCCGCTGATGGTCGAGCGCTATGTCGCGCTGGCGTATGACAAAGGTGTGATGCGCTCTGCGAAAGATTTGCCGCAGCCTTTGCTCTGGCCACAGCTCCAGGTCAGCGAAGGCGAAAAGCTGCAAGTCGCTGGTGCATTTTCGCTTTCCACTGAACGCCAGATGATTGGCTTCTGCCCCGGTGCGGAATTTGGTCCGGCAAAACGCTGGCCGCACTTTCACTATGCAGAACTGGCCAAACAGCTGATCGACGAAGGTTATCAGGTGGTGTTATTTGGCTCCGCCAAAGACCACGATGCCGGGAACGAGATCCTGGCGACGCTCAGCCAGGAACAACAGGCCTGGTGCCGTAACCTGGCGGGCGAAACGCAGCTTGAACAGGCCGTGGTTCTGCTTGCCGCCTGTAAAGCGGTCGTCACCAATGATTCTGGTCTGATGCATGTCGCCGCAGCGCTCAATCGACCTCTGGTCGCGCTGTATGGCCCAAGCAGCCCGGATTTCACACCGCCGCTGTCGCACAAAGCCAAAGTTATCCGCCTGATTACCGGCTATCACAAAGTGCGGAAAGGCGACGGCGAAGAGGGCTATCATCAGAGCCTGATCGACATTACACCAGACCGCGTGCTGGAAGAATTAAACCAGCTACTGCTGGCCGAGGACGCATAA
- a CDS encoding glycosyltransferase family 4 protein, with product MKLAIVRQTYNPNGGAERFVSRALNVLARDSEIDVTLIARKWENAAGWNTLTIDPPFRNRQAREEGFAAAAAAHFKDFDLVQSHERIPGASIFRAGDGVHAAWLEQYNRIQSPLTRWAQSFSRYHRYILSAEQQMFTHPNLRKVICNSRMVRDDIARRFGLSDDKLTVIYNGVDTQHFHPDVRQASMRGRLGIPDNAPVLAYVGSGFARKGVATALKAIQPHQDVWLLIAGHDKHASKFSKLASTLGVSSRVKFLGPVSDVREVYGSADALILPTLYDPFPNVCVEALACGLPLLTSHGCGAAEWIEEGSNGWVRDALDVPGYQQTIAAWLEGRYRGVDYAAAARATAEPYTLESMANKLQDLYRELLD from the coding sequence ATGAAGCTCGCGATCGTTAGACAAACCTATAATCCTAACGGCGGTGCAGAGCGATTCGTCTCCCGCGCGCTGAATGTGCTGGCCCGTGATTCCGAAATCGATGTCACACTGATCGCTCGCAAATGGGAAAATGCGGCAGGCTGGAATACGTTGACTATCGATCCGCCGTTTCGCAATCGCCAGGCTCGCGAAGAAGGTTTTGCCGCAGCCGCAGCCGCGCATTTTAAGGATTTTGATCTCGTCCAGAGCCACGAACGCATCCCCGGCGCATCCATTTTCCGCGCAGGCGACGGCGTTCACGCGGCCTGGCTCGAGCAATACAACCGTATTCAGTCGCCTCTGACCCGCTGGGCGCAGTCTTTTAGCCGTTATCACCGCTACATTCTCAGCGCTGAACAACAGATGTTTACTCACCCAAACCTGCGCAAAGTTATCTGTAACTCACGCATGGTGCGGGACGATATCGCCCGCCGTTTTGGCCTGAGCGACGATAAGCTGACAGTGATTTATAACGGGGTCGATACCCAACATTTTCACCCCGACGTGCGTCAGGCTTCAATGCGTGGTCGTCTTGGCATTCCGGATAACGCGCCAGTGCTGGCGTATGTTGGCTCCGGTTTCGCTCGGAAAGGTGTGGCCACGGCGTTAAAAGCGATTCAACCGCACCAGGATGTCTGGCTGTTAATTGCCGGTCACGATAAGCATGCATCAAAGTTTTCGAAGCTTGCCAGTACGTTAGGTGTCTCTTCTCGCGTGAAATTTCTCGGGCCGGTTTCAGATGTGCGTGAAGTCTACGGCAGCGCAGACGCACTTATTTTACCGACGTTGTACGATCCGTTCCCGAACGTCTGTGTAGAAGCACTGGCCTGCGGTTTGCCGCTGTTGACCAGCCACGGCTGTGGCGCAGCGGAATGGATTGAGGAAGGAAGCAACGGCTGGGTTCGTGACGCGCTTGACGTCCCGGGATATCAGCAGACGATCGCTGCCTGGCTGGAAGGGCGCTATCGTGGCGTTGATTATGCGGCAGCGGCACGCGCCACCGCAGAACCTTATACGCTTGAAAGCATGGCCAACAAACTGCAAGACCTTTATCGCGAACTGCTTGACTGA
- a CDS encoding glycosyltransferase → MFDQPLLSLVVAVYNGEKFLNAFFDSIKNQHLDSLEMILVNDGSVDNSADILARYASEFTNYRVINQPNQGVSAARNTGLAVATGQYLAFPDIDDVIYPGMYARLLDVATKNQLDVATCNGNYVYDDGRPSKKILPSDKLSSTGVVEGTTWLQQALASRKFLHVTWLNIYRHAFIKEQGFTFEDGLRHQDIPWTTEVLLTAKRVQYIDETYYDYLIHSASVSHTPGTDDTRIRNSKHYMKILEMLNEINQRYPQQVAKVPACQWQIAKEGLGILHSINNIADVQKRKTITQELFDRGIWTLIWKNARGLRLRWRLGRRYFRLKRYLTD, encoded by the coding sequence ATGTTCGACCAGCCCCTTCTGAGTCTCGTTGTCGCGGTATATAACGGTGAAAAATTCCTAAATGCCTTTTTTGACAGTATTAAAAACCAGCATCTCGATAGCCTTGAAATGATCCTGGTCAACGACGGTTCTGTGGACAACTCAGCGGACATCCTGGCCCGCTACGCCAGTGAATTTACTAATTATCGGGTTATCAACCAGCCTAACCAGGGCGTATCTGCGGCACGTAATACCGGTCTGGCCGTTGCCACGGGTCAATATCTGGCGTTTCCGGATATTGATGACGTTATCTATCCGGGTATGTACGCGCGGCTGCTGGATGTTGCCACCAAAAATCAGCTTGATGTCGCGACCTGTAACGGTAACTACGTTTACGATGATGGGCGCCCATCGAAGAAAATACTCCCCTCTGACAAACTCTCTTCTACCGGAGTGGTGGAAGGAACGACGTGGTTACAACAGGCATTGGCATCCCGTAAATTCCTGCATGTCACTTGGCTCAACATCTATCGTCACGCATTTATCAAAGAGCAGGGATTTACCTTTGAGGACGGTTTACGTCATCAGGACATTCCATGGACGACAGAAGTTTTGCTGACTGCAAAACGTGTGCAGTACATCGATGAAACGTACTACGATTATTTGATTCATTCCGCATCAGTTTCGCATACGCCTGGCACTGACGATACGCGTATCCGTAACTCTAAGCACTACATGAAAATCCTCGAAATGCTGAACGAGATTAACCAACGCTATCCGCAACAAGTGGCAAAAGTGCCCGCCTGCCAATGGCAGATTGCGAAAGAAGGGCTTGGAATTCTACACAGTATCAATAACATAGCCGACGTACAGAAACGTAAAACGATTACACAAGAACTCTTCGACCGCGGTATCTGGACCTTGATCTGGAAAAATGCTCGCGGGCTCCGTCTCCGCTGGCGTTTAGGCCGTCGTTACTTCCGTTTGAAACGTTATCTGACCGATTGA
- the tdh gene encoding L-threonine 3-dehydrogenase — MKALSKLKAEEGIWMNDVPEPEVGHNDLLIKIRKTAICGTDVHIYNWDEWSQKTIPVPMVVGHEYVGEVVGIGQEVKGFKIGDRVSGEGHITCGHCRNCRAGRTHLCRNTTGVGVNRPGCFAEYLVLPAFNAFKIPDNISDDLASIFDPFGNAVHTALSFDLVGEDVLVSGAGPIGIMAAAVAKHVGARNVVITDVNEYRLDLARKMGVTRAVNVSKESLTDVMAELGMTEGFDVGLEMSGAPPAFRTMLDTMNHGGRIAMLGIPPSDMSIDWTKVIFKGLFIKGIYGREMFETWYKMAALIQSGLDLSPIITHRFGVDDFQKGFDAMRSGQSGKVILSWD; from the coding sequence ATGAAAGCATTATCGAAACTGAAGGCCGAAGAAGGTATCTGGATGAACGACGTTCCGGAGCCGGAGGTCGGACATAACGACCTGCTGATTAAGATTCGCAAAACCGCAATTTGCGGCACCGACGTGCACATCTATAACTGGGACGAATGGTCGCAGAAAACCATTCCGGTTCCGATGGTTGTGGGCCATGAGTATGTGGGTGAAGTGGTCGGTATTGGCCAGGAAGTGAAAGGTTTTAAAATCGGCGATCGCGTTTCTGGTGAAGGTCACATCACCTGCGGCCACTGCCGTAACTGTCGCGCAGGCCGCACACATCTTTGCCGCAACACCACGGGGGTTGGGGTTAACCGTCCGGGTTGCTTCGCTGAATATCTGGTTCTGCCGGCGTTCAACGCCTTTAAAATCCCGGATAACATTTCTGATGATCTGGCGTCAATCTTCGATCCGTTCGGTAATGCGGTTCACACGGCGCTGTCGTTTGATCTGGTCGGTGAAGACGTGCTGGTGTCCGGCGCAGGCCCAATCGGTATTATGGCCGCTGCCGTCGCGAAACACGTTGGTGCGCGTAACGTCGTGATTACTGACGTGAATGAATACCGTTTGGATCTGGCGCGTAAAATGGGCGTGACTCGCGCGGTTAACGTGTCCAAAGAAAGCCTGACTGATGTCATGGCCGAACTGGGCATGACCGAAGGGTTTGACGTGGGCCTGGAAATGTCAGGCGCACCACCCGCGTTCCGTACCATGCTTGACACCATGAACCACGGCGGGCGTATTGCGATGCTGGGGATACCGCCATCAGATATGTCTATCGACTGGACCAAAGTCATCTTCAAGGGCTTGTTCATCAAAGGCATCTATGGGCGTGAGATGTTCGAGACCTGGTATAAGATGGCGGCGCTTATCCAGTCAGGGCTGGATCTCTCCCCAATCATTACCCACCGTTTCGGCGTTGATGACTTCCAGAAAGGCTTTGACGCGATGCGTTCCGGCCAGTCCGGGAAAGTGATTTTGAGCTGGGATTAA
- a CDS encoding glycosyltransferase family 4 protein: protein MHIVHTEADGGKGGQPLRIINESLGMIQRGHQVTILCPESAPLHQLALSAGLNVVTMPMRRKNLGNLLTLRCWLRDNRDNIDIVNSHNSADTWLVALANLFLSRPIPLIRTRHASGVPRNNWTTRWLYRKACKHIVSTGEALRLQMAALGVPLENTTSVPSGVDTSRFHPGDKDAARNHCDLSQGDFWLGVVSHLRPNKGHSVLLKALAQINIPEIKVAIVGDGPHREALESEVIQHNLLTRVVLAGHQPDPERWFPAFDIAISPSHDMEGVPQGVLQSLATGIATIATDAGGTADAIIDRETGLLIAQQDVEGLRDAILTLYHDPELRRQLASKGNEYLNAHFTRECMLTAMEKVFSNAAQSSSSR from the coding sequence ATGCACATTGTCCACACCGAAGCCGATGGCGGTAAAGGCGGCCAACCGCTGCGTATCATCAACGAATCTCTGGGCATGATACAGCGTGGACATCAGGTGACTATCCTCTGCCCTGAATCTGCTCCGCTGCATCAATTGGCGCTCTCGGCGGGACTCAATGTGGTGACCATGCCGATGAGAAGAAAAAATCTAGGCAATTTGCTGACGTTACGCTGCTGGCTCCGTGACAATCGCGACAATATCGATATCGTAAATAGCCATAACTCGGCGGATACGTGGCTTGTTGCCCTGGCAAATCTGTTCTTATCTCGCCCAATTCCGCTCATTCGCACTCGCCACGCCTCCGGTGTCCCTCGTAATAACTGGACGACGCGTTGGCTTTACCGTAAAGCCTGTAAGCATATTGTCTCCACCGGAGAAGCCCTGCGTTTGCAAATGGCCGCTCTGGGCGTGCCGCTGGAAAACACCACCTCCGTGCCTAGCGGAGTCGATACCTCTCGTTTTCACCCTGGTGATAAAGACGCTGCCCGCAATCACTGCGATCTGAGTCAGGGAGATTTTTGGCTGGGCGTGGTGTCGCATTTACGACCGAATAAGGGCCATAGCGTCCTGCTCAAGGCGCTGGCGCAAATCAACATCCCGGAAATTAAGGTCGCCATTGTGGGCGATGGTCCACATCGTGAAGCGCTGGAAAGTGAAGTTATCCAGCACAATCTCTTAACGCGTGTGGTGCTGGCGGGCCATCAGCCCGATCCGGAACGCTGGTTCCCGGCATTTGATATTGCCATCAGTCCATCCCACGACATGGAAGGTGTGCCACAAGGCGTACTGCAATCTTTGGCGACAGGGATTGCGACAATCGCGACGGATGCCGGTGGCACGGCAGATGCCATTATCGACAGGGAGACAGGTCTACTGATTGCACAGCAGGACGTAGAAGGACTGCGTGATGCCATTCTCACGCTGTATCACGACCCGGAGTTGCGCCGCCAACTGGCAAGCAAAGGGAATGAGTATCTTAATGCTCATTTTACCCGTGAATGCATGCTGACGGCGATGGAGAAGGTCTTTAGCAACGCGGCTCAGTCAAGCAGTTCGCGATAA
- the rfaQ gene encoding putative lipopolysaccharide heptosyltransferase III — protein MPDFFSPNRPPKRVLIVKLRHHGDVLLTSPVFTVLKKNWPDAEVDALVYDDTQAMMTNHPSINQVHTIGRNWRKQGFIKQLTLYRALLKTLKARDYDVLINLTEHWHGARLARRLKPRVSVGFKPDKRTGLARRRWVKSFTTLYPAIQDNSRHMVEVNLDALRHIGIHPQTAEDKNTLFVPGDEAEASIVQKLADFGVVSKSYVLVHPTSRWMFKAWSLEKLAVTIDTLSARGLPIILSAAPSKEESEYMDGLRALLTQPYHDLSGKLNLKELGALMKHARLYFGVDSMPMHLASAVGTPTVAIFGPTGAIKWAPWGVQFRVITAGFTCQPCGKAGCGDSHVSDCITAITSQQVLSAIDTLLLENPA, from the coding sequence ATGCCTGATTTTTTCTCACCGAATCGTCCACCAAAACGCGTTCTGATCGTTAAGCTGCGCCATCACGGGGATGTGCTACTGACATCCCCGGTCTTTACCGTGTTGAAAAAAAACTGGCCCGACGCCGAAGTCGATGCGCTGGTTTACGATGATACCCAGGCGATGATGACCAATCATCCATCGATTAACCAGGTGCATACCATCGGACGCAACTGGCGTAAGCAGGGTTTTATCAAACAGCTGACGCTATATCGGGCGTTGCTCAAAACTCTGAAAGCCCGCGACTACGATGTACTGATCAATCTGACAGAGCACTGGCACGGCGCACGTCTGGCCCGTCGCCTGAAACCACGCGTATCTGTCGGCTTCAAACCGGATAAACGCACCGGCCTGGCTCGTCGCCGCTGGGTGAAATCCTTCACCACGCTCTACCCTGCCATTCAAGACAACTCGCGCCATATGGTTGAGGTGAATCTGGATGCACTGCGCCATATCGGCATTCATCCGCAAACGGCTGAAGACAAAAACACGCTGTTCGTGCCAGGTGACGAAGCGGAAGCCTCTATCGTGCAGAAGTTGGCAGATTTCGGTGTTGTTTCAAAATCATATGTCCTGGTACATCCGACCTCTCGCTGGATGTTTAAAGCCTGGTCGCTGGAGAAACTTGCCGTCACCATCGACACGCTTTCCGCGCGCGGTCTGCCGATTATTCTTTCTGCGGCGCCGTCCAAAGAAGAGAGCGAATACATGGATGGTCTGCGGGCACTGCTCACTCAGCCGTACCATGATTTGAGCGGAAAACTGAATTTGAAAGAACTGGGCGCATTAATGAAGCATGCCCGGCTCTACTTTGGCGTCGACTCCATGCCGATGCATTTGGCGAGCGCAGTGGGAACGCCCACGGTCGCCATCTTCGGCCCAACCGGGGCGATTAAATGGGCGCCGTGGGGCGTCCAGTTCCGGGTTATCACCGCAGGCTTTACCTGTCAGCCTTGTGGTAAAGCGGGCTGCGGGGATAGCCATGTCTCAGATTGCATCACCGCCATTACCTCTCAGCAGGTGCTGAGCGCGATTGATACACTGCTACTGGAAAACCCGGCATGA